From the Oleiharenicola lentus genome, one window contains:
- the acnA gene encoding aconitate hydratase AcnA — protein sequence MSLPNPFNTLQTFEGGKKFYSLPALEKAGFNVSRLPVSIRLVLEAVLRNCDGKRVLESNIKELASWKPTEARTAEIPFVVARIVLQDFTGVPLLVDLAAMRSAVAKMGKNPKIIEPLVPVDLVVDHSVQVDFAGSAEAMQKNLDLEFSRNRERYQFLKWGMQAFDTFKVVPPGIGIVHQVNLEYLAKGVLNQGDVYYPDTLVGTDSHTTMINGIGIVGWGVGGIEAEAGMLGQPVYFLTPDVVGVYLTGALKEGVTATDLALTVTQLMRKTKVVGKFVEFFGPGAAALPVVDRSTIANMAPEYGATMGFFPIDAECTNYLRATGRDEKHVATYEAYYKAQGLWGIPQKGQIDYSQVVELDLGTVVPSVAGPKRPQDRIELNKLKDNFVGSFSKPVTENGFGKKAEEFSTVKADIAGTKIGHGSVLIAAITSCTNTSNPSVMLAAGLLAKKAVEKGLKPNPVVKSSLAPGSRVVTDYLNKTGLTPYLDKLGFQTVGYGCTTCIGNSGPLAAPVEEAVVKYDLVAASVLSGNRNFEARVHQNIKANFLMSPPLVVAFALAGRADIDLSSEPIGTGNDGKNVFLKDIWPTIQEVRDQMQAALKPEVFRRLYTDFAAQNPKWNEIPSTTGNVYAFDAKSTYIQEPPFFTNFGMKPGTIAEIKGARALGIFGDSVTTDHISPAGAIKKTSPAGKYLLENGVTFEDFNSYGSRRGNDRVMTRGTFANVRIKNLMLGGKEGGNTLGPDGVETSIYDASMAYQKAGTPLIILAGQEYGTGSSRDWAAKGTNLLGVKVVVAQSFERIHRSNLVGMGVLPLQFKEGTTAQSLKLDGSETYDVVGLSPAVKPQQDLTLKITRKDGSVENVSVRCRIDTPIEIDYYQHGGILPYVLRQIVARA from the coding sequence GTGTCCCTCCCGAATCCCTTCAACACCCTCCAGACCTTTGAGGGCGGCAAGAAGTTCTACTCCCTGCCCGCGCTCGAGAAGGCCGGCTTCAACGTCTCGCGCCTGCCCGTGAGCATCCGCCTCGTCCTCGAGGCCGTGCTGCGCAACTGCGACGGCAAGCGCGTGCTCGAGTCCAACATCAAGGAACTCGCCTCGTGGAAGCCCACGGAGGCCCGCACCGCGGAGATCCCCTTCGTGGTCGCGCGCATTGTGTTGCAGGACTTCACCGGCGTGCCGCTGCTCGTGGATCTCGCGGCCATGCGCTCAGCCGTGGCCAAAATGGGCAAGAACCCGAAGATCATCGAGCCGCTCGTGCCCGTTGACCTCGTGGTGGACCACTCCGTGCAGGTGGACTTCGCCGGTTCGGCCGAGGCGATGCAGAAAAACCTCGATCTTGAGTTCTCGCGCAACCGCGAGCGCTACCAGTTCCTCAAGTGGGGCATGCAGGCCTTCGACACCTTCAAGGTCGTGCCCCCGGGCATCGGCATCGTCCATCAGGTCAACCTCGAGTATCTCGCCAAGGGCGTGCTCAACCAGGGCGACGTCTATTATCCTGACACCCTCGTCGGCACCGACTCGCACACCACGATGATCAACGGCATCGGCATCGTGGGCTGGGGCGTCGGCGGCATCGAGGCCGAGGCCGGCATGCTCGGCCAGCCGGTTTACTTCCTTACACCCGACGTCGTTGGCGTTTATCTCACCGGCGCGCTCAAGGAAGGCGTCACCGCCACCGACCTCGCGCTCACCGTCACGCAGCTCATGCGCAAGACCAAGGTCGTCGGCAAGTTCGTCGAATTCTTCGGCCCCGGCGCCGCTGCGCTGCCCGTCGTGGACCGCTCGACCATCGCCAACATGGCCCCCGAATACGGCGCGACCATGGGCTTCTTCCCGATCGACGCCGAGTGCACCAACTACCTGCGCGCCACCGGCCGCGACGAAAAGCACGTCGCCACCTACGAGGCCTACTACAAGGCGCAGGGCCTCTGGGGCATCCCGCAGAAGGGCCAGATTGACTACTCGCAGGTCGTCGAGCTCGACCTCGGCACCGTCGTCCCGAGCGTCGCCGGCCCGAAGCGTCCGCAGGACCGCATCGAGCTGAACAAGCTCAAGGACAACTTCGTCGGCTCTTTCTCAAAGCCGGTCACCGAAAACGGCTTTGGCAAGAAGGCCGAGGAGTTTTCCACCGTGAAGGCTGACATCGCCGGCACCAAGATCGGTCACGGCTCCGTCCTCATCGCAGCCATCACGAGCTGCACGAACACCTCGAATCCCTCGGTTATGCTCGCGGCCGGTCTGCTCGCCAAGAAGGCCGTCGAGAAGGGCCTCAAGCCCAACCCGGTGGTGAAGTCCTCGCTGGCCCCCGGCTCGCGCGTCGTAACCGACTACCTCAACAAGACCGGCCTCACGCCGTATCTCGACAAGCTCGGCTTCCAGACCGTCGGCTACGGCTGCACGACCTGCATCGGCAACTCCGGCCCGCTCGCCGCGCCTGTCGAGGAAGCTGTGGTGAAGTACGACCTCGTCGCCGCGTCGGTGCTCTCCGGCAACCGCAACTTCGAGGCCCGCGTCCACCAGAACATCAAGGCCAATTTCCTCATGTCGCCGCCGCTCGTCGTGGCCTTCGCGCTCGCCGGCCGCGCCGACATCGACCTCAGCTCCGAGCCGATCGGCACGGGCAACGACGGGAAGAACGTCTTCCTGAAGGATATCTGGCCGACCATTCAGGAGGTTCGCGACCAAATGCAGGCCGCGCTCAAGCCCGAGGTTTTCCGCAGGCTCTACACCGACTTCGCGGCGCAAAACCCGAAGTGGAACGAGATCCCGTCCACGACCGGCAACGTTTACGCCTTCGACGCCAAGTCCACCTACATCCAGGAGCCGCCGTTCTTCACCAACTTCGGCATGAAGCCCGGCACCATCGCCGAGATCAAGGGCGCCCGCGCGCTCGGCATCTTCGGCGATTCCGTCACGACCGACCACATCTCACCCGCCGGCGCCATCAAGAAGACTTCGCCCGCCGGCAAATACCTGCTCGAGAACGGCGTGACCTTCGAGGACTTCAACTCCTACGGCTCCCGCCGCGGCAACGACCGCGTGATGACCCGCGGCACCTTCGCCAACGTCCGCATCAAGAACCTGATGCTCGGCGGCAAGGAAGGCGGCAACACGCTCGGGCCCGATGGCGTCGAGACCTCGATCTACGACGCGTCCATGGCCTATCAGAAGGCCGGCACGCCGCTGATCATCCTCGCCGGCCAGGAATACGGCACCGGTTCCTCGCGCGACTGGGCCGCCAAGGGCACCAACCTCCTCGGTGTAAAGGTCGTCGTGGCGCAGAGCTTCGAGCGCATCCACCGTTCCAACCTCGTCGGCATGGGCGTCCTCCCGCTCCAGTTCAAGGAGGGCACCACGGCCCAGTCCCTGAAGCTCGACGGCTCCGAGACCTACGACGTGGTCGGTCTCAGCCCGGCGGTGAAACCGCAACAGGACCTCACGCTCAAGATCACCCGCAAGGACGGTTCGGTCGAAAACGTGTCTGTGCGTTGCCGCATCGATACGCCCATCGAGATCGATTACTACCAGCACGGCGGCATTTTGCCGTATGTGCTGAGGCAAATCGTGGCGCGCGCCTGA
- a CDS encoding redoxin domain-containing protein encodes MPLAVGSKAPDFSLKSKAADGLKDVKLSDYAGKQVVILFFPLAYTGVCTQEMCDQTAGLGEYEKLGASVLAISVDSPFAQEAWAKANNIKVTLASDLNKTVTKAYDVLFPMLAGVGDTAARAAFVVGKDGVIKYVEQTPTPKDLPNFAAIKTALSS; translated from the coding sequence ATGCCCCTCGCTGTTGGCTCCAAAGCCCCTGATTTCTCCCTCAAGTCCAAAGCCGCCGATGGCCTCAAGGACGTCAAGCTGAGCGACTATGCCGGCAAGCAGGTCGTGATCCTGTTCTTCCCGCTGGCCTACACCGGCGTCTGCACCCAGGAGATGTGCGACCAGACCGCCGGCCTCGGCGAATACGAGAAGCTCGGCGCCAGCGTCCTCGCCATTAGCGTGGACAGCCCGTTCGCGCAGGAAGCGTGGGCCAAGGCCAACAATATCAAGGTCACTCTCGCCAGCGACCTGAACAAGACCGTCACCAAGGCCTACGACGTGCTCTTCCCGATGCTCGCCGGCGTGGGCGACACCGCGGCCCGCGCCGCCTTCGTGGTTGGCAAGGACGGCGTGATCAAATACGTCGAGCAGACCCCGACGCCGAAGGATCTCCCGAACTTTGCGGCAATCAAAACCGCGCTCAGCAGCTGA